The window gatgTGAGAGTAACAATACAATATTGTCGTTGTTCTcataattttttgtaatatCACAATTCATGTTATACCCAAACACTAGTGTTTAGACCCATCTATTGGACGGGTGGTCtctaagatatataataaatcttataataactgtgaaacaaaaagtatatgaccaatatcacaatttaataaatacaaaagctaaagaagaaaaataagaaaattaactccatataaatattgattcgagtttaccttttttttttttttcaattttagttaaacaaaaagagattaaaaaagtgtatgaccaattcACAACTttatcaatacgaaagctaaaaaaaaatatatgaaaattaactccatataaatattaaaagagataataataataataacaataatataagaatttaatattaaataataacaataataattaaatatgaacaaaatatataaataaaaaaatctttttggtagtcgatcgtaACTTTTTTTggggtagttttttttttagggttgaGAATATGTAAGAGCTTTTTctaagtagtatatatatagataataataataaagatttttttataagattttttttattaaatgtcgactattttttagtaattaagtattaaaaaatagaggatttATAAAGAGAGAGTATTAGGCACCTAAAGGAAAAAGATTAAGGATGTCAAATATATCCTCAACCCTCTCTTTTTAGTTATCTCCAAACATTATCAACTATATTTCATATAACATCACTTTAACAAGTTACAAGTATTTTAATACACGTGACTCTTAAACTATATTTAATTGTATAACCCGTACTATTAATCCAACATCTTAACATAAGTAAAATATTACATACatgtaaaattataaaaacaacaaCTTTATTccattattatttatcaatagATATATCGATCACAAAAAACCTTATGGTTTTTCACTCAAAAACTTAGGTGATACTTGGGCATTTGATCGTGAGTAAAGACCCCAAAATATTGTTCTGACGGATCGTTCGGTTTTTGATTTTCATCAAACATCGCAAACAAATATGTCTCTATAGATATTCCTGGCCTTAAAGGTGTCCCTTTTGCACTCTTGACATGTGCAATCAAATTTCTATAGTAAGTTCCTGCATTTTCAACCGTTGCTCCAAAGCCTTGGTCGGACGGCCATCCACTTTCGGACACAACAATAGGCACATTAGTTCCACCAAGACGTGCTTGAGCCGCATAATGAGCATCATACATTGCATCGAAAAGGTTAGAGTAATCTTGACCTTCTACCCCTTGGGTAAAAAGTGCAAATGAGAGTTTTATATCCCTAGGGTTGTCTTTATAAGCAAAGTAAGGATAGATATTAGCAAGCATTGGCGAGTTGTTTTCGGCTAAAAAGGTAATAATGGGCCCGATAAATTGTTCATCACGGAATGTACAATTACTAGGCGGATGTGCGTCTTTTAAAAGACCTGTGTAGGTTGCGGTTGAGACCTTAATTTCTGTACGGCCCTCATCTCTAAGGGCTTGTTGAACATTATTCATTGCTGGAAGTACATAAGTAACAAAACCTTTTGTTTCGTCTTTATTGGGATCGACTTCGTTTCCAACAGAGATATATCGAAAGTTGACTCCAGGGTAActtaaaatgttgtttttaacCCAATCTTTTGCTCCACCAGCGGCTACGGATTCAAGATCATTGTTTGGAACGTCGAGAATAAGTTCAATATTGGTGCCCTTGAGATAGGTAAGAGTTTCGTTATCAGGACCATAGATCCGCATCTTGGTTATGCCTTTATTTTTGTAAAGATCTACCACGGCTTGTTTGGAAGGTAAATTATCTCCGACCATCCCGTTACAAACACCTACGACCGATTGCGC is drawn from Erigeron canadensis isolate Cc75 chromosome 9, C_canadensis_v1, whole genome shotgun sequence and contains these coding sequences:
- the LOC122582910 gene encoding glucan endo-1,3-beta-glucosidase A-like, giving the protein MAAKFLLLSMLFLKLLIFSDAQSVVGVCNGMVGDNLPSKQAVVDLYKNKGITKMRIYGPDNETLTYLKGTNIELILDVPNNDLESVAAGGAKDWVKNNILSYPGVNFRYISVGNEVDPNKDETKGFVTYVLPAMNNVQQALRDEGRTEIKVSTATYTGLLKDAHPPSNCTFRDEQFIGPIITFLAENNSPMLANIYPYFAYKDNPRDIKLSFALFTQGVEGQDYSNLFDAMYDAHYAAQARLGGTNVPIVVSESGWPSDQGFGATVENAGTYYRNLIAHVKSAKGTPLRPGISIETYLFAMFDENQKPNDPSEQYFGVFTHDQMPKYHLSF